A single window of Malus sylvestris chromosome 5, drMalSylv7.2, whole genome shotgun sequence DNA harbors:
- the LOC126623299 gene encoding probable pectin methylesterase CGR2, whose translation MSRRPVNPSRRIGDGGSIPFVGAVQSKARSSPLLSIGLVLVGAVLLVFYAFSGSGGQSTKEAVIKLEGGFSCTFEVQRVIPILKKAYGDSMRKVLHVGPETCSVVSKLLKEEDTEAWGVEPYDLEDADASCKSLVSKGIVRAADIKFPLPYRAKSFSLVITSDALDYLSPKYLNRTLPELVRVSADGVVIFTGYPGQHRAKVAELSKFGRPAKLRSSSWWIRYFVQTSLEENEVASKKFEQAALKKSYTPTCQVFHLKSYH comes from the exons ATGTCAAGGAGGCCAGTAAATCCTTCCAGACGCATTGGTGACGGTGGAAGTATCCCATTTGTGGGTGCAGTGCAATCCAAGGCACGCTCATCACCTCTACTGTCCATAGGACTTGTGCTTGTG GGTGCAGTTCTTCTCGTCTTCTACGCTTTTAGCGGGTCAG GTGGCCAGAGCACTAAAGAGGCTGTAATTAAACTTGAAG GTGGTTTTTCATGTACATTTGAAGTTCAAAGAGTAATACCTATACTAAAGAAAGCATATGGTGATAGCATGCGTAAGGTGTTGCACGTGGGCCCTGAAACCTGCTCAGTGGTATCTAAATTACTAAAAGAAGAGGATACTGAAGCATGGGGTGTGGAACCATATGACTTGGAAGATGCTGATGCAAGTTGCAAGAGTCTTGTTAGCAAAGGCATTGTGCGGGCGGCTGATATAAAGTTTCCACTGCCATACCGGGCAAAATCATTTTCTCTCGTAATAACATCGGATGCATTAGATTACTTGTCTCCAAAGTACCTCAACAGAACTCTTCCAGAGTTGGTGCGGGTATCTGCTGATGGTGTTGTTATCTTTACTG GTTATCCAGGTCAGCATAGAGCTAAAGTTGCAGAGCTATCCAAATTTGGCCGTCCA GCGAAATTGCGAAGCTCATCTTGGTGGATAAGGTACTTTGTTCAAACAAGCCTAGAAGAGAACGAAGTGGCCTCAAAGAAGTTTGAACAGGCTGCACTAAAGAAATCTTACACACCTACCTGCCAAGTTTTCCACCTCAAGTCATACCACTAA